In Gordonia sp. SL306, the genomic window GCGTTGTTGAGGGAGGCGAAGGCGGTCACCCGGATGAGAGCGCCCTCGAGTTCACGGATGTTGCGTTCGATCTTTGACGCGATGAGTTCGAGCACGTCGTCGGGCACCGCGATGTTGTCCATCTGCGCCTTCTTGCGCAGGATCGCGATCCGGGTCTCGAGGTCGGGCGGCTGGACATCGGTGATCAGCCCCCACTCGAATCGAGTTCGGAGCCGGTCCTCCAGTGTCGCAAGCTGTTTCGGTGGCCGATCAGACGAGACGACGATCTGCTTGCTGGCGTTGTGCAGCGTGTTGAAGGTGTGGAAGAACTCTTCCTGGATACCTTCTTTGCCGATCAGGAACTGGATGTCGTCGACGAGCAGGACGTCGACGTCGCGGTAGCGGCGTTTGAACGCGACCCGCCGGTCGTCACGAAGGGAGTTGATGAAGTCGTTGGTGAACTCTTCGGTGGAGACGTACTTCACCCGCATCCCGGGAAACAGGCGTTGCGCGTAGTGACCCGCCGCATGCAGGAGGTGGGTCTTGCCGAGCCCGGACTCGCCCCAGATGAACAGCGGGTTGTAAGCGCGGGCCGGAGCCTCGGCGACCGCGACGGCCGACGCGTGTGCGAATCGGTTCGACGCCCCGATGACGAAGGTGTCGAAGGTGTACTTGGGACTGAGGTTGGCACTGGACGGCGACTGCCCGGAGGTCGGCCGCTCGGCGAAGTAGGTCGACCAGTCCGCGGGCTCCGAGGTGGACGCGCGTTCGGGCCGTCCGTCGAAGCCGCTCTGGGTGGGAGGGGGCGGAGCGACGGTGGCGACCGCGGGATCGGACCGTTCGGACATCTGAGCGACCGGT contains:
- the dnaA gene encoding chromosomal replication initiator protein DnaA, coding for MMSDRDTFSEVWQSVVAELNNDAAAHDHEPLTRQQKAWLSLVQPLTLAEGFALLTVPTPLVQEQIERNLRDTIRSALSRHLGQPVDLGVRISTPVVEEPLPEPVAQMSERSDPAVATVAPPPPTQSGFDGRPERASTSEPADWSTYFAERPTSGQSPSSANLSPKYTFDTFVIGASNRFAHASAVAVAEAPARAYNPLFIWGESGLGKTHLLHAAGHYAQRLFPGMRVKYVSTEEFTNDFINSLRDDRRVAFKRRYRDVDVLLVDDIQFLIGKEGIQEEFFHTFNTLHNASKQIVVSSDRPPKQLATLEDRLRTRFEWGLITDVQPPDLETRIAILRKKAQMDNIAVPDDVLELIASKIERNIRELEGALIRVTAFASLNNADLDKSLAEVVLQALLPNSGTLEVSAASILAITAEYFDISVEELRGPGKTRSIAQARQISMYLCRELTDLSLPKIGETFDRDHTTVMYAERKIRKEMAERRKVYDHVQELTARIKQRAV